Proteins encoded within one genomic window of Brenneria nigrifluens DSM 30175 = ATCC 13028:
- a CDS encoding MmgE/PrpD family protein, producing the protein MTLDDFIDAAAFNEPATNALMAKVGLTCHDESITHSAQVTLITEDGRRLSHYVAGARGSSADNPLPDGLIKQKFLDCASRAMPSEAAQALYQRLLQDNFR; encoded by the coding sequence CTGACGCTGGATGACTTTATCGACGCCGCCGCGTTCAACGAACCCGCCACCAACGCGCTGATGGCAAAAGTCGGGCTAACCTGCCACGATGAAAGCATTACCCACAGCGCGCAGGTTACGCTAATTACCGAGGATGGACGGCGCCTTAGCCATTACGTGGCGGGAGCGCGCGGCTCCAGCGCCGACAATCCGTTGCCGGACGGCCTGATTAAACAGAAATTCCTCGATTGCGCCAGCCGGGCGATGCCGTCTGAAGCGGCCCAGGCGCTGTATCAACGTCTGTTGCAGGATAATTTTCGCTAA
- the hemX gene encoding uroporphyrinogen-III C-methyltransferase, whose protein sequence is MTEHNTPTTPSEEVAERVEPAHQQEPAPQPAKRSGIVLGTLAIIIALALSGGLYYYTHQQDRQEAAAIQSLESQLSALQQQHKQQQQQWQDALQQQTKAQDAAGQRLNALTRQTDEMSEKLAALSNQDTNVWLLAQADFLVKLAGRKLWSDKDVTTAGALLKSADASLAEMNDPSVIEIRRALTGDISALAGVSQIDFDGIILKVNQLTDQVDNLRLADNNSDEAPMDENSTELSASLSEWRQNLSKSWHNFLAEFITIRRRDSAAEPLLAPSQDVYLRENIRSRLLVAAQAIPRHQNETYKQSLETASTWVRAYFDTSDPSTQAFLDQLDELSQQSVSMDVPTELQSQPLLEKLMQTRVRNLLTQSPATRQEG, encoded by the coding sequence ATGACGGAACACAATACCCCCACGACCCCATCTGAAGAGGTTGCAGAACGGGTTGAACCCGCGCATCAGCAGGAACCCGCGCCGCAGCCGGCCAAACGAAGCGGAATCGTGCTGGGAACGCTGGCTATCATTATCGCGCTGGCGCTTAGCGGCGGACTTTATTACTACACTCATCAACAAGATCGGCAGGAAGCGGCCGCCATCCAGAGTCTGGAGTCACAGTTGAGCGCGCTGCAACAGCAGCACAAACAGCAACAGCAGCAGTGGCAGGACGCGCTGCAACAGCAGACCAAAGCACAGGATGCCGCCGGGCAGCGCCTTAACGCCCTGACCCGGCAGACGGATGAAATGAGCGAAAAACTGGCGGCCTTGTCCAATCAGGACACCAACGTCTGGCTGCTGGCGCAGGCGGATTTTCTGGTGAAACTGGCGGGCCGCAAGCTGTGGAGCGACAAGGACGTCACCACCGCCGGCGCGCTGCTGAAAAGCGCGGACGCCAGCCTGGCGGAAATGAATGACCCCAGCGTGATTGAAATCCGCCGCGCGCTCACCGGCGATATCAGCGCGCTGGCGGGCGTCAGCCAGATAGATTTCGACGGCATCATCCTTAAGGTTAATCAGCTGACCGATCAGGTGGATAACCTGCGCCTTGCCGACAACAACAGCGATGAAGCGCCGATGGATGAAAACAGCACCGAACTCTCCGCCTCCCTCAGCGAATGGCGGCAAAACCTCAGCAAAAGCTGGCATAACTTCCTGGCGGAGTTTATCACCATTCGCCGCCGCGACAGCGCCGCCGAACCGTTGCTGGCGCCGAGCCAGGACGTTTATCTGCGTGAGAATATCCGCTCGCGCCTGCTGGTCGCCGCCCAGGCGATCCCGCGTCATCAGAACGAAACCTATAAACAATCGCTGGAAACCGCCTCTACCTGGGTGAGAGCCTACTTCGATACCAGCGATCCCAGCACCCAGGCGTTTCTCGATCAGCTCGATGAACTAAGCCAGCAATCGGTGTCGATGGATGTTCCCACCGAACTGCAAAGCCAGCCGTTACTGGAAAAACTGATGCAGACGCGGGTACGCAACTTACTGACTCAGTCGCCAGCGACACGGCAGGAGGGCTGA
- a CDS encoding M20 peptidase aminoacylase family protein → MKTASQHQPLAQFIQAFRHDLHQHPELSNQEFETTAKIRAALEKEGIRVLDLPLKTGLVAEVGGQQDGPLVVVRSDIDALPIEEESGVDFSSTRKGVMHACGHDFHSSAALGAAILLKKIEPELKGTVRILFQAAEETGLGAPEVIATGALDDAAAIFGIHNDPTLPVGVIGGKEGALTAGVDRFEIKIAAKGCHAAKPHEGNDPIVILGQLISATQTIISRSVPSDNNAVVSITQVHSGSTWNVIPDTAYVEGTVRTFSQDVRELIEQRFRQIAAGIAATFGAEIEFIWHAGPPSVVNTAQWVDFALNVADQEGFEARRIEASPIGEDFAFYQQKLPGTFMMVGSGGPYALHHPKFRVDDRALFPTAHYLYQLAKQSLEQLASR, encoded by the coding sequence ATGAAAACAGCATCTCAGCATCAGCCGTTGGCGCAGTTTATTCAGGCATTTCGCCACGACCTGCATCAACACCCGGAATTATCGAATCAGGAATTTGAGACCACCGCAAAAATCAGAGCCGCACTGGAAAAGGAAGGGATTCGCGTGCTCGATCTGCCGCTGAAGACCGGCCTGGTGGCGGAAGTCGGCGGGCAGCAGGACGGCCCGCTGGTGGTGGTGCGCTCTGATATCGACGCCCTGCCGATTGAAGAAGAGTCCGGCGTGGACTTTTCCTCAACCCGTAAAGGGGTAATGCATGCCTGCGGGCACGATTTCCACTCTTCCGCCGCGCTGGGCGCCGCCATTCTGCTGAAAAAAATCGAGCCGGAACTGAAAGGCACGGTGCGCATTTTGTTTCAGGCCGCCGAGGAAACGGGACTGGGGGCGCCGGAGGTGATTGCCACAGGCGCGCTGGACGACGCGGCGGCGATCTTCGGCATTCATAACGATCCCACGCTGCCGGTGGGGGTGATCGGCGGTAAAGAGGGCGCGCTGACCGCCGGCGTGGACCGCTTTGAAATCAAAATCGCCGCCAAAGGCTGTCATGCGGCGAAACCGCACGAAGGCAACGATCCCATCGTTATTCTGGGCCAGTTGATTTCCGCGACGCAGACGATTATCAGCCGCAGCGTCCCGTCGGACAACAATGCGGTGGTGTCGATAACGCAGGTGCACAGCGGCAGCACCTGGAACGTGATCCCGGATACCGCCTATGTGGAAGGCACGGTAAGAACCTTCAGCCAGGATGTGCGCGAGTTGATTGAACAGCGCTTTCGCCAGATTGCGGCCGGGATTGCCGCGACCTTTGGCGCGGAAATCGAGTTTATCTGGCATGCCGGGCCGCCGTCGGTGGTCAATACGGCGCAGTGGGTCGACTTCGCGCTGAACGTGGCGGACCAAGAGGGGTTCGAAGCGCGGCGCATTGAGGCCAGCCCCATCGGCGAGGATTTCGCCTTCTATCAGCAGAAGCTGCCGGGAACCTTTATGATGGTGGGTTCCGGCGGCCCGTACGCGCTGCATCACCCCAAATTCCGCGTTGACGATCGCGCGCTGTTCCCCACGGCGCACTACCTGTATCAGCTGGCGAAGCAGAGTCTGGAACAGCTGGCGTCCCGCTGA
- the hemD gene encoding uroporphyrinogen-III synthase: MTILVTRPSPAGEQLVTRLRKLGYSAYHSPLIEFSPGRELAQLPARLAALRPGDLLFALSRHAIDYADPLLARSGTGWPQAAAYFAIGRTTALALHTVTARPVAYPSPSETSETLLQLPELRHVNGKQALLLRGNGGRELLGGTLAERGAQVSYCECYQRSPVYYDGAEQSRHWQQAGVDKLVITSGEMLQRIYTLVPDYYRASWLLGCQLIVVSERLAAQARRLGWRNIRVADNADNDALMRALQ; encoded by the coding sequence ATGACGATTCTGGTTACCCGTCCGTCACCGGCCGGTGAGCAACTGGTGACCCGTTTGAGAAAGCTGGGCTACAGCGCTTACCACAGCCCGCTGATTGAATTTTCACCGGGCCGCGAACTGGCGCAACTGCCCGCGCGGCTGGCGGCGTTGCGCCCCGGCGATCTGCTGTTTGCGCTGTCGCGGCACGCCATCGACTACGCCGACCCGCTGCTGGCCCGAAGCGGGACGGGCTGGCCGCAAGCGGCGGCCTATTTCGCCATCGGCCGGACCACCGCGTTGGCGCTGCATACCGTCACCGCCCGGCCCGTCGCCTACCCGTCGCCAAGCGAAACCAGCGAAACGTTACTGCAATTACCCGAACTACGGCATGTTAATGGCAAACAGGCGCTATTATTACGGGGTAACGGCGGCAGGGAATTGCTGGGCGGCACGCTCGCCGAGCGGGGAGCGCAGGTCAGTTACTGTGAATGCTATCAGCGCAGCCCGGTTTATTACGACGGAGCGGAGCAAAGCCGCCACTGGCAGCAGGCCGGCGTCGACAAACTGGTGATCACCAGCGGAGAAATGCTGCAACGGATCTATACTTTAGTTCCTGATTACTATCGGGCTTCCTGGTTACTGGGTTGCCAGTTGATAGTGGTTAGCGAACGTCTGGCCGCCCAGGCCCGCCGGTTAGGCTGGCGTAATATTCGGGTAGCAGATAATGCCGACAACGATGCGCTTATGCGCGCACTACAATAA
- a CDS encoding amino acid ABC transporter permease: protein MNIDLAYLLKVFPQVLLYLPMTLLLAVVSMFFAMIIGLVLALIRESKITLVVKLVELYISLFRGIPSLVQLFIIYFGLPQLFPALSDLSAMSAAIIGFSLKTSAYMAEIFRAALASVDFGQTEAGLSVGMSKAQIYRRIVLPQAMLNALPATGNTFISLIKDTSVAFALGVSELFAEGKMIAAESLRFFETFLVVGLIYWLVIIVYAWLQKQLEKKLNHSLQR from the coding sequence ATGAATATCGATCTTGCCTACCTGCTAAAAGTCTTTCCCCAGGTGCTGCTTTATCTGCCGATGACGCTGTTGCTGGCGGTGGTTTCCATGTTTTTCGCCATGATCATCGGTCTGGTGCTGGCGCTAATCAGGGAAAGCAAGATAACGCTGGTGGTCAAACTGGTTGAGCTGTATATCTCGCTATTCCGCGGCATACCCTCTCTGGTGCAGCTGTTTATTATCTATTTCGGCTTGCCGCAGCTTTTCCCCGCGTTATCCGACCTGAGCGCCATGTCCGCGGCGATTATCGGCTTCAGTCTGAAAACGTCGGCCTACATGGCGGAGATATTCCGCGCGGCGCTGGCCTCGGTGGATTTCGGTCAAACGGAGGCCGGGTTATCGGTAGGGATGAGCAAAGCGCAGATTTACCGGCGGATTGTGCTGCCTCAGGCCATGCTCAATGCGTTGCCCGCCACCGGCAATACCTTTATCTCGCTGATCAAGGATACCTCGGTCGCGTTCGCGCTCGGCGTTTCCGAACTGTTCGCGGAAGGCAAGATGATCGCCGCGGAGTCGTTACGTTTCTTTGAGACCTTCCTGGTGGTCGGTCTAATTTACTGGCTGGTGATCATTGTTTACGCCTGGCTGCAAAAGCAGCTGGAAAAGAAACTGAATCACTCGCTGCAGCGATAG
- the hemY gene encoding protoheme IX biogenesis protein HemY, with protein MLKLLLLFLILIAGVVLGPMVAGHQGYVLIQTDSYNIETSVTGLAIILVLAFLALLVIEWIIRRIFHTGARTRGWLLGRKRSRARKQTKAALLKLAEGDYLQVEKLLTRNADHAEQPVVNYLLAAEAAQQRGDDFRTKQYLERAAEIADSDQLPVDITRVRIQLARHEDHAARHGVDRLLEVAPRHPEVLRLAEQAFLRTSAYGALLDILPAMRKTHLHDEEQLQSLQQQAYIGLMNQSMADGGSEGLKQWWNNQSRKVRHEVPLQVAMAEHLIECDDHDTAQKIILDGLKRQYDERLVLLMPRLKTGNPDQLEKMLHQQIKQQGATPLLNSTLGQLLMKHGEWQQASDAFRAALEQRPDAYDYAWRADALDRLHLPDEAAQMRQTGLMLTLQSAAEPPQQGA; from the coding sequence ATGCTGAAGCTTCTGCTGTTGTTTCTTATCCTGATCGCCGGTGTAGTACTCGGACCGATGGTCGCGGGCCACCAGGGATACGTACTGATTCAAACGGACAGCTACAATATTGAAACCAGCGTAACGGGCCTGGCGATCATCCTGGTATTGGCGTTCCTCGCTCTGCTGGTCATCGAATGGATTATCCGCCGTATTTTCCATACCGGCGCCCGCACCCGCGGCTGGCTTCTGGGGCGCAAACGCAGCCGGGCCAGAAAACAGACCAAGGCCGCGCTGCTCAAGCTGGCGGAAGGCGATTATCTCCAGGTGGAAAAATTACTCACCCGCAATGCCGATCACGCCGAGCAGCCGGTGGTTAACTACCTGCTGGCCGCGGAAGCGGCTCAGCAGCGCGGCGATGATTTCCGCACCAAACAATATCTGGAGCGCGCCGCGGAAATCGCCGATAGCGATCAACTGCCGGTGGATATTACCCGCGTGCGCATCCAACTGGCGCGGCATGAGGATCACGCGGCCCGTCATGGCGTCGACCGCCTGCTGGAAGTCGCCCCGCGCCACCCGGAAGTGCTGCGTCTGGCCGAGCAGGCTTTTCTGCGCACCAGCGCCTACGGCGCGCTGCTGGATATTCTGCCCGCGATGCGCAAAACGCACCTGCATGATGAAGAGCAGTTGCAAAGCCTGCAGCAACAGGCCTACATCGGCCTGATGAATCAGTCCATGGCGGACGGCGGCAGCGAAGGGCTGAAACAGTGGTGGAATAACCAAAGCCGTAAAGTGCGCCATGAAGTTCCCTTGCAGGTGGCGATGGCGGAGCACCTTATCGAATGCGACGATCACGATACCGCCCAGAAAATCATTCTCGACGGGCTAAAGCGCCAGTACGACGAGCGGCTGGTGTTGCTGATGCCGCGGCTGAAGACGGGCAACCCCGATCAGCTGGAAAAAATGCTGCACCAGCAGATCAAACAGCAGGGCGCCACGCCGCTGCTGAACAGCACGCTGGGACAGCTATTGATGAAGCATGGCGAATGGCAGCAGGCCAGCGACGCTTTCCGCGCCGCGCTGGAGCAGCGCCCGGACGCCTATGATTACGCCTGGCGCGCCGATGCGCTCGATCGCCTGCATCTGCCCGACGAAGCGGCGCAAATGCGGCAAACAGGCCTGATGCTGACGCTGCAATCCGCCGCCGAACCGCCGCAACAGGGCGCCTGA
- a CDS encoding amino acid ABC transporter ATP-binding protein, which produces MISVKHLTKRFGDQVVLDDISLNIAQGEVVAVIGPSGSGKSTLLRCLNLLEKPQAGTIEIGGQVLDTRRYSGKEAYALRRQTAMVFQNYNLFKNKTALENITEALIVVKKMAKKQADELGMALLEQVGLLPQAAQYPVTLSGGQQQRVGIARALAVDPKAILFDEPTSALDPERVHEVLQVIKKLAKNNTTMVIVTHEMQFAQEVADRVIFMADGHIVEEGPAEKVISFSDNPQTQRFLRQLTNLPDPVEFDI; this is translated from the coding sequence ATGATCAGTGTAAAGCATCTGACTAAACGCTTTGGCGATCAGGTGGTATTGGATGATATCAGTCTGAATATCGCCCAGGGAGAAGTGGTGGCCGTTATCGGCCCGTCCGGCTCGGGCAAATCCACCCTGCTGCGCTGCCTGAACCTGCTGGAAAAGCCGCAGGCGGGGACGATAGAGATTGGCGGGCAAGTGCTGGATACGCGCCGCTACTCCGGCAAAGAGGCGTACGCGCTGCGCCGCCAGACCGCCATGGTGTTCCAGAACTACAACCTGTTCAAGAATAAGACGGCGCTGGAAAATATCACCGAAGCGCTGATCGTGGTGAAGAAAATGGCTAAAAAGCAGGCCGATGAGCTAGGCATGGCGCTGCTGGAACAGGTGGGTTTATTGCCGCAGGCGGCGCAGTATCCGGTGACGCTGTCCGGCGGACAGCAGCAGCGCGTCGGCATCGCCCGGGCGCTGGCGGTGGATCCGAAAGCCATCCTGTTTGATGAACCGACCTCGGCGCTGGATCCGGAACGGGTGCACGAAGTGTTGCAGGTGATTAAAAAACTGGCGAAAAACAACACCACCATGGTCATCGTCACCCATGAGATGCAGTTCGCGCAGGAGGTGGCGGACCGGGTTATCTTTATGGCGGACGGCCATATCGTTGAAGAAGGCCCGGCGGAAAAAGTGATCAGCTTTTCCGATAATCCGCAGACGCAGCGTTTCTTACGCCAGTTGACCAATCTTCCCGATCCGGTCGAGTTCGACATTTAA
- a CDS encoding sulfite exporter TauE/SafE family protein translates to MMLNLIPPEISPLFAGILVFCSFLTSALTAALGLGGGVTLLAIMGLGMPVSSLLPVHGIVQLGSNLSRTLMQRLYVVWPLVLWFFIGSAAGIALGAPVAAWIPDSVAKIALALFILWSVFHKRAPPKKINRPFFILGGAVTSIGTMIVGATGPLVAALIGSQGLTKQPLIATHATCMVLQHSLKILAFGLMGFAYASWLPMLIAMIASGVLGTWLGTRLLDNLPERSFRTAFRLTMVILSAQLLWQGIKGWA, encoded by the coding sequence ATGATGCTTAACCTGATCCCGCCGGAAATTTCACCGCTGTTTGCCGGTATACTGGTGTTTTGCAGTTTTCTCACCTCGGCGTTGACCGCCGCGCTGGGGCTGGGCGGGGGCGTGACGCTGCTGGCGATCATGGGATTGGGTATGCCGGTCAGCAGCCTGTTGCCGGTACACGGCATTGTGCAGCTCGGTTCGAATCTAAGCCGTACGCTGATGCAACGTCTGTACGTGGTATGGCCGCTGGTGCTGTGGTTTTTTATCGGCAGCGCCGCGGGCATCGCGCTCGGCGCGCCGGTCGCGGCCTGGATCCCGGACAGCGTGGCCAAAATCGCTCTGGCGCTGTTTATTCTGTGGTCGGTGTTTCATAAGCGCGCGCCGCCCAAAAAGATAAACCGTCCGTTCTTTATTCTCGGCGGGGCGGTGACCAGTATCGGCACCATGATCGTCGGGGCGACCGGCCCGCTGGTCGCCGCGCTGATCGGTTCGCAGGGGCTGACCAAACAACCGCTGATCGCCACCCACGCCACCTGTATGGTGCTGCAACACAGCCTGAAAATCCTCGCCTTCGGCCTGATGGGCTTTGCCTACGCCAGTTGGTTGCCGATGCTGATCGCCATGATCGCCAGCGGCGTGCTGGGCACCTGGCTCGGCACCCGGCTGCTGGATAACCTGCCCGAAAGGTCGTTTCGCACCGCCTTTCGCCTGACGATGGTCATCCTCAGCGCTCAGCTACTCTGGCAGGGCATCAAGGGCTGGGCGTAA
- a CDS encoding amino acid ABC transporter substrate-binding protein has protein sequence MIRKKSTLSVLALAAVFLVAGCDSQDKAAPQGEKVLRAGSTGQSYPSGFKQDNKLIGFDIEITEAIAKELNYKVEWVTADFSGLMGQFEAGKLDTVANVVAITPVRKEKYNFAQPYSYYGSQIVTHKDNADINTLDDLKGKTVAGVLGSNHINNLKKAFPDGSVTIRTYETRDGAMNDALSKRVEGYVNSRPILLAEINKRNLPFKLVGDSLVVEEVSFPFHKTEQGDVLRKQFDEQLSKMRDDGRLKELSIKYFGEDITTPPAGH, from the coding sequence ATGATAAGGAAAAAATCAACGTTGTCCGTTTTAGCATTGGCCGCGGTCTTCCTGGTGGCGGGCTGTGATTCTCAGGATAAAGCCGCGCCCCAGGGCGAAAAAGTGTTGAGAGCCGGGTCCACCGGGCAGAGCTATCCCAGCGGCTTCAAGCAGGATAACAAGCTGATCGGTTTCGATATTGAAATCACCGAAGCCATCGCCAAGGAGCTGAACTATAAGGTCGAGTGGGTGACCGCCGATTTCAGCGGCCTGATGGGGCAGTTTGAAGCCGGCAAGCTGGATACGGTCGCCAACGTGGTGGCGATTACGCCGGTGCGTAAGGAGAAATATAACTTTGCCCAGCCCTATAGCTACTACGGCAGCCAGATCGTCACCCATAAGGACAACGCCGATATCAACACGCTGGATGACCTGAAAGGGAAAACGGTGGCGGGCGTGCTGGGGTCCAACCATATCAACAATCTGAAAAAAGCGTTTCCGGACGGCAGCGTAACCATCCGTACCTATGAAACCCGCGACGGCGCAATGAACGATGCGCTGTCCAAACGTGTGGAAGGCTATGTGAATTCCCGTCCGATTCTGCTGGCGGAAATCAACAAGCGTAACCTGCCGTTTAAGCTGGTGGGGGATTCGCTGGTGGTGGAAGAGGTCAGTTTCCCGTTCCATAAAACCGAGCAGGGCGACGTTCTGCGTAAACAGTTTGATGAACAACTGAGCAAAATGCGCGACGACGGACGACTGAAGGAGCTGTCGATTAAATATTTCGGTGAAGATATTACCACACCGCCGGCCGGGCATTAA
- the hemC gene encoding hydroxymethylbilane synthase codes for MLDNIIRIATRQSPLALWQAQYVQQRLNVAHPELQVELVPMVTRGDIILDTPLAKVGGKGLFVKELELALLEGRADIAVHSMKDVPAEFPEGLGLATICERDDPRDAFVSNRYAGLEQLPAGSRVGTSSLRRQCQLRAGRPDLIIGNLRGNVGTRLARLDAGEYDAIILAVAGLKRLKLEERIRCPLSPETSLPAVGQGAIGIECRLDDKRTRRLLAPLNHADTASRVLAERAMNLRLEGGCQVPIGSYAELDGDTLWLRALVGAPDGSRIISGERRGKTADAERIGTALAEDLLAQGAGEILQAIYQETPSS; via the coding sequence ATGTTAGACAATATTATTAGAATTGCTACTCGCCAGAGCCCGCTTGCGCTGTGGCAAGCACAATATGTTCAACAGCGCCTGAACGTCGCCCATCCGGAGCTTCAGGTCGAATTGGTGCCGATGGTGACCCGCGGCGACATCATTCTGGATACCCCGTTAGCCAAAGTCGGCGGCAAGGGGTTATTTGTTAAAGAACTGGAACTGGCGCTGCTTGAAGGCCGCGCCGATATCGCCGTTCACTCCATGAAAGACGTGCCGGCCGAATTCCCTGAAGGCCTTGGCCTGGCGACCATCTGTGAGCGTGACGACCCGCGCGACGCCTTTGTCTCCAATCGCTATGCCGGCCTTGAGCAGCTTCCCGCCGGCAGCCGCGTGGGGACGTCCAGCCTGCGCCGCCAGTGCCAGCTGCGGGCGGGGCGCCCCGACCTGATCATCGGCAATTTGCGGGGGAACGTGGGAACCCGCTTAGCCAGGCTGGACGCGGGCGAGTATGATGCGATTATCCTGGCGGTGGCCGGATTAAAACGCCTGAAGCTGGAAGAGCGCATCCGCTGCCCGTTAAGCCCGGAAACGTCGTTGCCGGCGGTGGGGCAAGGGGCGATCGGCATTGAATGCCGGTTGGACGATAAACGCACCCGCCGGCTTCTGGCCCCGCTGAATCACGCCGATACCGCCTCGCGCGTGCTGGCCGAGCGGGCGATGAACCTGCGCCTGGAAGGAGGGTGCCAGGTTCCCATCGGCAGCTACGCCGAACTGGACGGCGATACTCTGTGGCTGCGCGCGCTGGTCGGCGCGCCGGACGGCAGCAGAATCATTAGCGGCGAGCGTAGAGGAAAAACCGCCGACGCGGAGCGGATCGGCACCGCGCTGGCGGAAGATTTGCTGGCGCAGGGCGCCGGGGAGATCCTTCAGGCGATCTATCAGGAAACCCCTTCATCATGA